From one Lotus japonicus ecotype B-129 chromosome 3, LjGifu_v1.2 genomic stretch:
- the LOC130744730 gene encoding uncharacterized protein LOC130744730 — protein sequence MESTGEQSGLLHQILPPRLEDAGLEDPALPPESIHQAFLKAAAAVKSRAASIFSSEDDAADCVGIEPENHPPGPCIVEKGRQPVADDVKVGGGGVEEVGDDVVVGGGWGSVCG from the coding sequence ATGGAGTCCACCGGAGAACAATCTGGACTGCTGCACCAGATCCTACCACCACGCTTGGAAGACGCAGGCCTCGAAGATCCTGCTCTCCCTCCCGAATCCATCCACCAAGCTTTTCTCAAAGCAGCCGCCGCCGTCAAATCACGCGCTGCCTCCATCTTCTCCTCCGAAGACGACGCCGCCGATTGCGTCGGAATCGAGCCGGAGAATCACCCGCCGGGGCCCTGCATCGTCGAGAAAGGAAGGCAACCGGTTGCCGACGATGTTAAGGTTGGCGGCGGTGGCGTGGAGGAGGTCGGAGACGATGTGGTGGTGGGGGGAGGATGGGGAAGCGTGTGTGGATGA
- the LOC130745906 gene encoding glyoxylate/hydroxypyruvate/pyruvate reductase 2KGR-like: MGSIGVLLVCQVMPYLEQELDKRFKLFREWDYPQKAQLLTNHAASIRAVVGNASAGADAELIDALPKLEIVSSFSVGVDKIDLNKCKEKGIRVTNTPDVLTDDVADLAIGLILALLRRICESDRYVRSGQWKKGDYKLTTKFSGKTVGIIGLGRIGAAIAKRAEGFNCPISYFSRTEKRDSKYKYYPSVVELASNCDILVVACPLTEETHHIINREVIDALGPKGVLINIGRGKHVDEPELVSALVEGRLGGAGLDVFENEPHVPEELFGLENVVLVPHVGSGTVETRTAMADLVLGNLEAHFLGKPLLTPLV; this comes from the exons ATGGGATCAATTGGAGTACTCCTCGTGTGCCAGGTAATGCCCTACCTCGAGCAAGAGCTCGACAAGCGCTTCAAGCTCTTCCGCGAATGGGATTACCCGCAGAAGGCCCAGCTCCTCACCAACCACGCCGCCTCCATCCGCGCCGTCGTCGGCAACGCCAGCGCCGGCGCCGACGCCGAGTTGATTGACGCGCTGCCCAAGTTGGAGATCGTCTCGAGCTTCAGTGTTGGAGTGGACAAGATTGACCTCAACAAGTGTAAGGAGAAGGGGATTCGTGTTACCAATACCCCTGATGTGTTGACTGATGATGTTGCTGATTTGGCTATTGGGTTGATCCTTGCGTTGCTCAGGaggatttgtgagagtgatcgGTATGTTAGGAGTGGGCAGTGGAAGAAAGGGGACTACAAATTgaccactaag TTCTCTGGGAAAACCGTTGGCATTATTGGGCTGGGAAGGATTGGTGCAGCAATTGCCAAGAGAGCTGAAGGATTTAACTGTCCAATAAGTTACTTCTCTAGAACTGAGAAACGAGATTCAAAATACAAGTACTACCCAAGTGTTGTTGAGCTAGCATCCAACTGTGATATACTAGTTGTTGCTTGCCCTCTTACAGAGGAAACCCATCACATCATCAACCGGGAGGTCATTGATGCACTTGGTCCTAAAGGTGTTCTAATTAACATTGGACGAGGTAAGCATGTTGATGAGCCAGAGCTGGTCTCTGCACTGGTTGAAGGTCGTTTGGGTGGAGCTGGGCTCGATGTGTTTGAAAACGAGCCTCATGTTCCTGAAGAGCTATTTGGGCTAGAAAATGTTGTCTTGGTGCCTCATGTTGGAAGCGGCACGGTGGAAACTAGAACTGCCATGGCTGACCTTGTCCTTGGAAACCTGGAGGCTCATTTCCTTGGTAAACCACTGTTAACTCCTTTGGTTTAA